One genomic segment of Thunnus albacares chromosome 18, fThuAlb1.1, whole genome shotgun sequence includes these proteins:
- the LOC122967967 gene encoding growth arrest and DNA damage-inducible protein GADD45 gamma-like has product MQSPGKSLKEALLCAQSEDRLTVGVYESAKIMTDDPDSVSFCVLAMDEEFECDIALQIHFTLIQSFCFDNDISIVRVSDMQRLAEIVGDKAEQLEDAHCVLITNPAEGSWEDPALEKLHLFCEESRRLNDWVPEISLSGR; this is encoded by the exons ATGCAGTCTCCTGGAAAATCTCTGAAGGAAGCTCTGCTCTGTGCTCAGAGCGAGGATCGACTCACTGTTGGAGTCTATGAGAGTGCCAAAATCATGACTGA tGACCCGGACAGCGTGTCTTTCTGCGTCCTGGCCATGGATGAGGAGTTTGAGTGTGATATCGCTCTCCAGATCCATTTCACTCTCATCCAGTCCTTCTGTTTCGACAACGACATCAGCATCGTCAGAGTGAGCGACATGCAGCGTCTGGCTGAGATTGTTGGTGACAAGGCGGAGCAGCTTGAAGATGCTCACTGCGTCCTCATCACG AACCCAGCTGAAGGGTCTTGGGAGGACCCTGCTCTGGAGAAACTGCACCTGTTCTGTGAGGAGAGCCGCCGTCTGAACGACTGGGTTCCTGAGATCAGCCTGTCCGGGCGTTGA